The Pseudoalteromonas carrageenovora IAM 12662 DNA window CAGCATTGGCGGTGTAGGTAATAATAAAGTCACTAGCCGGTAATTCACTGCCTTTACCGGGTTCTACTGTGGCTGTCATATTCGTAACACCACCGCTATTATCTTTATACGCATAAGCACCGACAGTAGGTATATTAAATATATCACCGCCTAACTCGCCATTAGCATCCATACCCAATTTATTTTGTTCGTTAAACGCATCGGCAATTGCCAACCCCATTTGGCCTATTTGGTTTTGTGCTGGCACTAAGATGTCATCTCTAAATGCGAGTAAGCCGCCAATTTTGCCCTTTAATTTACTTGAATCTATTTCTAGCGGCACAGCTTTGCCGCCATTTACGTCAAGTGTGAGTTCTTTAAAATTAGGATCAGGGTCGCCCGACAGTGAAAACAAGTTAAAAGTACCGTTCTCCATAACTAAAGACTCGCCAGTGCCCATAAATACAAGCTTTTCGCCATTTGGGCCATCAAGAGTTTCTATATCAACTAATTCTGATAGCTCACGAATTGCTAAATCTCGTTGATTGTAAATAGAGCTTGCGTCTGATGCGTTATTTGTTCCGTTTACTACCGCTATCTCTTGGTTTAACGTATTAATATTTTGAATTAATGAATTTGCCTCGTCAGAAAAAATCTCGAGTTGTTCGTTCACTATGCTTTGCTGCTCAAGCACTATGCCTGAAAGTCTATCCATTTGATCAACTAGGCTTTGCGCATCAGTCATTACCAATGAGCGAGCAACAGATGAAGAAGGCTGGTTTAATGCCTCTTGCACGTTGTTGAAAAGCGAATTGATACCAGTTGATAAATTATTAGATTCTTCAGAAAAAATGGTATCTACACGGTTTGCCTCAGTAACAAACTGATCAAAAAATGATTTATTAGAGGTATCGCGATTTAATTGCGATTGGGCAAACTCGTTCAAAAGCCTATATGTTTCGCCCCGCCCTACTTGATTATCAACCATAGTGGTAAATTCAGTTCGCTCACGTACGTAGCCCTCAGTATTTACATTGGTGATATTTTTACTGGTCGTTTGCAAAAGCTCAGAGCTTGAACGTACCCCAGCACTGGCAATATTTAATAAACTAAACGACATATTACTTCACTCCTTGGGCAAACGCGCTTGTTGCAATATTTTTAAGCTCACTGCTATTTAGCACTTTTTTAATTTTACTCGCGTAATTAGGATCGGTTGCGTAGCCTGCTTTTTGTAGTGAATCTAAAAATTCATTTGGCTTTGCGGTATTTTGTAGTGCTTCTTCGTAACGTGGGTTTTGCGTTAAAAAATCAACAAAGTCGTTTACGCTATCTTTAATAGAATCGTAGGCTCTAAAGCTTGCTTGTTTTTTAACAGCTGTACCTTGCTCAAACTCAAGTGTTACTTTACTTGCTTTGTCGCCTTCCCAGCTTTTATCTGACTTAATATTAAATAAGTTATTTGAGCTGCCACCATCACTTTTACTAATGATATGCTTACCCCACCCCGTTTCAAGGGCGGCCTGAGCCACCATTACAGCTGGGTTTAAGCCAATTTTTTGTGCTGCAGTTTTAGCGTGTTCCCACACTGAACTTACAAACTGCTCTGCTGTTTCAAAATTAGTGCTACTCGCTTTAGGCTCATTAATATTGGCTTGAGTACTATCAATAGCAGCTGCTTGTTGCTCGTTTTTTTCATGCGCAAGTGTTGACCCAGCACGCTTGTCACTAAAAAAGTCATTTGTTGTTCTTAACACTGAACCGGGCATAAAGTTATCTGCTTCTGGCGAAAGCTGCTGCACTATTAAATCAGCTAAACCTAGAGAGCCGTTTGATGAAAGCTCAGAGGAAAGCTGCTGATCGTGCATTTCTTCAAAAAACTTTACACCACTTGAATTAAAAGGACTGTCTTCGTCTTCGAAAGCTTCATTTGCTTTGCGCATTCCTTTTAGCAGCATTTGCGTAAAAATAGCTTCAAATTGTGCAGCCGCTTTTTTAAGCGCAGCTTTTGAGGCATCAGTTGATGCATCACCGCTGTTTAAAGCGTCTTGACGTAATGTATTTAAATTACTTAAATCAAAAAAGTTTTGCTTATCGAGGTGATTTGTTTCCATCAGCTTTTTGACACAAAAATGAATAATGCTTTAACAAATGCAAAAATTGAGCCAAAGAAGGGGAAACAATAAAAAGCTTAAGTCCCTTTTGTATACTTAAGCTTTGTTTGGAAGGAGTAACAACCTGCAACTAATTAAATAACAACAAGCTGACCGTTAATGGCACCCGCTTCTTTTAGGGCTTCTAAAATAGCCATTAAATCGCCAGGCGCTGCACCTACTTCGTTTATTGCACGCACTAAATCGTCAAGACTAACGCCCGGGTTAAAAACAAACGCACGAGAATCATCTTGGTTTACATCAATAATGCTTTGCTGCGTGACAACAGTATCGCCGTTTGCTAGCGGATTTGGTTGAGAGACATTTTGTTGCTCTGCAATTGTTACAGTTAAGCCACCATGCGTAATTGCCGCTGGCTGAAGCTTTACGTTTTTACCAATAACAATGGTACCTGTTCGCGAATTAACAATAATTTTTGCTGCTGTATCAGCGGGTTTAAACTCAAGGTTTTCAAGCGTAGATAAGTAAGACACACGCTGCGAGGCATCCCGTGGCGCTAAAACTCTTATAGAAGCAGCATCCAGTGCTTGTGCACTATTAGGGCCCACTAAATCGTTAATCGTTTTTTCTAAGCGTTTAGCAGTTGTGAAGTCTGGGCGATTTAAATTAAAAGTAATGTAATCACCTTGCATAAACGGGCTTTCTACGGCGCGCTCTACAGTAGCACCATTTGGCACTCTGCCAACTGTAGGTGTATTAATAACAACTTTACTGCCATCAAGCCCTTGGGCGCCTAAACCACCGACAATTAAGCTACCTTGTGCAATTGCGTACACGTTGCCATCTACCCCTTTTAAAAAGGTTTGCAGCAACGTACCACCACGTAAACTCCCTGCACTACCAATAGACGAGACAGTGATGTCAATTGTTTGCCCTGGTTTTCTAAAAGCGGGTAACTCAGCATGAACAGCTACTGCAGCTACATTTTTAATTTTAGGACTTTGCGTAGAAGGAAGCGTAATACCAAAACTATTTAGCATGCCTCTGAAGCTTTGTTGCGTATATGAGTTTTGCTCTCCAGTGCCAGGTAGGCCAACAACTAAACCATAACCAACTAATTGGTTAGACCTTACGCCTTCGACCATAGACACGTCTTTAATGCGCTCGGCGCTCGCAGTAAACTGCAAGCTTAGTAAAACGACTAAACATAAAGCTTTTAGGCTCTTCATGTTGCTACCCTCTAAAATGGAAACAGCGAACTGCTAAAGAAGCGTGTAAGCCAACCTGGACTTTGCGATTCTTGTGTTTGACCTTTACCCGAGTACTGAATACGAGCATTTGCAATGCGGTTTGACTCTACTGTGTTATCAGCACTTACATCTTGCGGGCGAACTAAGCCTTCGAGCCTAATAAATTCTTCACCGGTATTTAAGGTTAGCCATTTTTCGCCGCGAATAACTAAATTACCATTTGGTAAAACACGCATAACATTTACCGAAATATCGCCTACTAAACTGTTTGATTGATTTGATTTAGAATCACCCGTAAACGATGAATCGCTGCCAATACCAAACTGAATACTGTCGCCACCAATATTTACAGGTAAACCACCTAAGCCGATAACAGGATCGAGGCTTGCGTCAGTTTCTTTATCTGTTTCTGTTTTAGCGGCTTTAGTAGCTTGGGTAGACTCTTCAAGTTTAACCGTAATTATATCGCCAGTACGTAGTGCTTTTTTGTCTGAATATAAATCGTTAGAAGTATGAGTATTAAATAAAGACCCAGTTGCTACCAGGGGCTCTACAACGGGCTCTGGGTACATAGGTGCATAGTACGGATCGTCTTGTACTACTTCACTATTTTGCGTAGACATACAGCCACTTAAAAATAAAGCACCTGCTGAAATAAATAAAATTTTACGCATAAAAGTCCCCTTACTCTTTAAAGCTGTTGATTAATGTAACTCATCATTTCGTCAACGGCCGAGATAACCTTGGAGTTCATCTCGTAAATACGCTGCGTTTCAATTAGGTTTACCAGCTCTTCGGTTACATTTACATTTGATGTTTCAAGTGAACCTTGAATAATACTTCCAAGTCCTTCAACTCCCGGGTTACCTTGTACCGGTGCACCACTAACAGCAGTCTCGGTGTAAAGGTTTTGCCCAATTGGTTCAAGGCCTGATGGATTAATAAAGTCACTAATTGTTAACTGCCCAATAACCACGTTATCAGCTTGACCTGCAACACGTACCGACACTTCGCCATCTTGTGAAACGGTTATTGATTGTGCGTCATCTGGTACATTCATTTCGGGCTGAATTACGTAGCCAGCTCCAGAGGTTACAATTCGTCCATCGCCATCAGTTGTAAATTGGCCATTGCGTGAGTAGGCAATATTGCCATCTGGCTGAAGTACTTCAAAAAAACCTTCGCCAGAAATCATCCAATCTAAAGAGTTCTCGGTAGTTAACATATTACCTTGAGTAAACTCTTTTTGGTTGGCAACCACCTTAGCACCCGCACCTAACATTAAACCTGACGGCATTTCGGTATCTTGCGATGAACGACCACCCGGCTGATTAATATTTTGATAGAGTAAATCTTCAAATATAGCGCGGCTTTTTTTGTAACCTACGGTGCTGGCATTCGCTAAGTTATTTGAAATAACCGATATATCGGTTTGTTGAGCGTCTAGCCCTGTTTTACTGATCCACAATGCTGGATTCATAATTATGCCCTCATTTTAAAGTTAAACTATGCGCATGAGCTGATCTTGACGTTCGTCAATTTCTTCAGCTGTTTTCATTAGTTTTACTTGTAATTCAAATTGACGCTGGTGACTTATCATGTCGACCATTTCGTGAACAGGGTTCACATTAGACATTTCAAGCGAACCACTTAATACTTTTACATTTGCAGAGGTGTCAACAGCTTGCCCTGCTACAGGCCTAAATAAGCCATCGTTACCTTTTTCAAGTTGCGAGCTGTTAGCTTCTACAACTCTTAGCGTGTCCACTTCTTCTAAGAAGTTAGCCGGTGCACCCTGCGGGCGTACTTGAATGGCACCATCTTCACTAAAACCAATTTTTTCGACCGGTACAGGTAAAATAACAGGGCCACCCTCGCCAATTACTTGACGACCATGACTTGTTACTAACATGCCTTGCGCTGTGATATTAAGCGTACCTACTTTTGTGTAAGCTTCGTTGCCCGATGCATCCTGTACTGCAAGCCAAGCGTTATCGCTCATCGCAATATCTAAATCGCGTCCGGTTTGTATTATGCCACCCGATACCATGTTTGAGCCTGGGCGCTCTTGCATTGAAAATACACGTGTCGGCAAACCTTCGCCAAACGCTTGCATAGAGCGCGCCTGAGCAAAGTCAGCTTTAAAGCCAGTTGTATTTGCATTCGCCAAATTATTGGCTTTGAGCGCAAGCCCCTGCAGGCTTTGCTTAGCGCCAGAGGCGGCAATGTAGACCATTTTGTCCATAGTATCGACTCACATAAAAATCTCTGAGTTGATAAATGCAAAATAGATGCCAGATTAAAATTGACGCAATAAACAGGAAGGTTTTATACAGGAGATCATAAAAAAGGCTGCAAAAATGCAGCCTATTTGAATTAAATTTAACTTATCGAATCTGCAAAATGCTTTGCTGAATGGTTGAGTTAACTTCAAGCGCACGTGAGTTGGCCTGATAATTTCGTTGGGCTGTAATCAAATCTACAAGTTCGTTTGTCAAATTTGTATTTGATTGCTCAAGTGCAGAGGAGTTAATACTACCAAAAGTACCTGATCCTGCTTCACCTGCAACAGGCTCTCCAGAGTCAATACTTTGCTTCCAACTTGTATCGCCTACTTGCGATAAACCTTGTGAATTAGGGAAGCGAACCATAGCAACTTGACCTAGGTAAGTTGAATCGCCATTACTGTATGAAGCAACAAGTTTACCATCGGTGCCAATATCGATCCCGGCTAAACGACCTACTGTTGAGCCATCTTGATCAAGTGCTTTTACTTCAAAACCACTCGAGTACTGAGTAGGAATACGACCAGCTGTGTTATTTTCATCACGCCAGTTCAGCTCAATACCTGTGCTAGGAAATGTTGCACCGTTATCAAGCATGGTAGATAGCCCAGTGCCTGCACCTGCTGGTAGGTTTATTTCGTCAAACGTTGTTAAGTTCGTGTTAGCTACACCGTCTGTTGTAGACGGCAAACCGCTTGAGTCGAAACCTAGTGTAGTGATAGGTGTATATGGCGTTGTAGTTTGTTCTGCGCCCGTTGTACCATCAACTACTTTACCATCAAGAGTGGCATATACTTCCCAGCTGTTGTCTGTGCCACCAGAAGCCGCATCTTCTTCTTTAACAAAGAAGTATTGTAAAATATGTGGCTCACCTAATGAATCATATACAGTTGTTGATGTTGAAGAGTTGTACGTACCATTTGATGTAGGGTCAAAATCTATACCCGTTGGATCTGCAGTTGCATCCAAGTTAAAAGATAGATATACATTTTCTGTTGCTCGAGGAGAACCCGACGAATCCGGAATTTGTACTGGGTTAGTTGTACTTAAACTCACAGAGGTAGTATCACCTGTTGATGAATCAACTGGAAAGGCTTGTAAATAATTACCTTTAGCATCTACCATAAAATTATCTTGGTTAAGCTTAAATGCACCCGCACGTGTGTATGTTAAATCTTGCGATGAAATATCATCAGTCATTGCAAAATAACCTTCACCCGTAATCGCTAAGTCTAATGAGTTATTAGTAAACTGTAACGACCCCTGATGAAACTGTTGTGCAACCATAGTGGTTTGTACACCATCACCATTTTTAGTTTTACCTGCACTAAATACTGATGATGCATATACATCAGCAAACTCAGCACGTGACTCTTTAAAGCCCGTTGTATTAACGTTTGCAATATTATTTGCTGTTACGTCTAAATCTTTTTGTGCGGCAGCAAGGCCGGTTAATGCAATATTGAAGCTCATAATTCACCTCTAACCTTTAAATATGTGGCCTGCTGGCAGGCAAAAAATACTAAATTTTATTATGCGATTTCTGCAACATCTGTCAGTCTAACCGCGCCTTCTTTAGTGTTAATAATAATGCCGCTTGAGCCATTTATATTAACGCTTTCAATGTTCTTAAATGTCGCTATTGGTAAGCTTGAAAATTCACCGTCGGTACTTCCTTCAGCTGATACAGTGTATTCACCTTCAGGTAAGCGCTCACCGTCTTCGTTGGTACCATCCCAAGTAAAACGAACCGCTCCAGCAGGCTGAGAGCCCATATCAATTGTTTTCACTAATTGACCTGACGCATCAGTTACCTTAATTTTTAAATTATCAACCGCGGCTTCTGCAACTGCAGACCCTTTAGCATCACCTGTTTCGTTTAAATCTAAACTGTTAGATTCTAATAGCGCCTGCTTACCTACAAGTGTTGAAGCTTGCAAAGCAGAGTTAGAAGTCATTGATGAAGCTAAAGATTCAAAGTTTGTGTTTAAATCAGTAATGCCTTGCGCCATCGTAAAATTAGTCATTTGTGCAATCATTTGATCATTATCCGCAGGGTTACTGGGATCTTGATACGATAATTGCTGAGTTAACAAAGAGAAAAAGTCTTCTTGCGTTAACGCGTCACTTTCCTCATCAGCTGTTGCTACTTGGGTGTCTTGCCAAGTAATAGAGTCTAAATAGGATGAACTGGTACTAATATCGTTACTCATAACCTACCCTCGGTTATCGCTGCCCAAGTAACAGCGTTTTGCTTAACATTTGCTTAGCTGCATCTGCAACTTGCACGTTTGTTTGATAAGAGCGAGAGGCTGAGATCATATTTGCCATCTCCTCAACAACATTAACGTTGGGTTTATAGATATAGCCGTTTTCATCCGCGCTCGGGTGATTTGGGTTATATTCAATCTGTAATGGCTTGTCACTTTCAACAATTCCCAAAACTTTAACACCAACAGCGGAGCCCTGAGGATTACTAGCCGATGCTGACGCTTTAGTCAGTTCTGCTGCAAATACAGGCTGGCGCGCTCGGTAAGTTTGGTCTTGAGATGAACTAATCGTATTAGCATTAGAGATATTACTTGCGGTAGTATTTAGGCGAACATTTTGTGCGCTCATACCACTAGCTGAAATATCAAATACATTATATAAACTCATAATTTTTATCCTTGACTACCGAGGGCTTTGTTCAGACCTTTAAATCTGCCGCTTAAAAATTGCAAGCTGGCCTGATACTCCATCGCATTCTGTGTATACAAGTTTCGTTCCACCTGTATATCAACCGAGTTACCATCACCTGTATCTGTTTGATTTGGCATACGAAATAATTCAGAACCACCTACACTTCTAGTACCACCGGCAATGTGATTTGCATCTGTTGTAACCATTGAATTGCCGCTTTGTTGGGTTGACCTTGCCGCTTTTAATGCTGAGGCAAAATCGATATCTTTTGCTTTATAGCCAGGCGTATCAGCGTTCGCTATATTAGTGGCAAGTAACTCTGCTCGCTGTGAACGGATCAACATGGCTTGCGGATGCACACCCAAAGCTTTATCAAAACTGATAGCCATAACCTTTCTCCAAAAAATTGACTTACCTATAGTTAAAGCAAAAAATAAGCCATTAATCTTAGAAGTTATGTTATTTTTATAGAGCTATGTTTTTAAATGAAAAACGACGCAAATAGCGTCGTTAAAAAGGAAGGAATTAACTTAATTATTTCTTTTGGTAAATGATACCAGGGTTGCACCGTACCATATCAAATTCATTACTTAAGCCAGTCATCGATTCCGAAGCACCTAAAAATAGATACCCTTTAGGATTTAAGGCTTGAGCAAATTGACTAATAATTTTTGCTTTTACTTCTGGTGCAAAATAAATAAGTACATTTCGACAAAAAATAATATCAAACTTACCCATAAGTGCATAAGAATCAAGTAGGTTTAAGTGCCTAAAGTTAACTTGTTTTTTTACCGAATCGTTAACTTGAGCCATACCATTACCACTATCTTTGAAGAACTTTTTACGACGCTCTGCAGACAAACCTCTTGCTAACGCAAGTGAATCGTACTCTGCATTTTTACACATATCGAGCATGGTATTAGATATATCAGTACCGGTAATTTGCGCTCCCATGCGCAGTACTCCAGGCTGCTTTGCCTGAAACTCCGCAACAGACATAGCAATAGAGTATGGCTCTTGCCCTGATGAACTTGCCGCAGACCAAATTTTCAATGGCCTCCTTAGATCTTTAAATTCAGGGAATAATCTATTTTGTAAAAGCTCAAATGGGTATTGATCTCTAAACCATAACGTTTCGTTTGTGGTCATTGCATCAACAACTGCGGCTCTTAATTGCCGCTCATGTGGCCCAAGTGTTTTACTGACTAGTTGCGATAAAGATTCCACATTAAATCGAGCCATTAATGGAGCAAGTCGGCTTTTAACTAAATACTGCTTGTTTTCACCTAAAACAATGCCACATTGCTGCTCTAAAAACGAACGGAACTGATCGTATTCACTTTGCTGCAAATCTTTATTATTCAAATTAATAACACCTATAATTATTCGTCACTATGAACCCATTTTTTAACCGCTGTAGCTAATTCATCAGGGTTAAATTTAGCAATAAAATCATCTGCGCCTACTTTTTCGATCATTGCTTGGTTAAATACACCACTTAAAGATGTGTGTAAAATAACGTGCAATGGCGCTAATTTTGGATCTGCTTTTATTTCTGCAGTTAATGTATAGCCGTCCATTTCAGGCATTTCAACATCTGATATTAATAAACCTACTCTTTCTGTAATATCGTTTTTACAATCAAGCTCGGCTATTTCTTTAAGTCTGATTAGTGCTTCTTTACCATTTTTAGCAAGCTCAGTTTGTACACCTAGTGGTTCAAGAGCACGCTTTACTTGGTTACGAGCAACGGCAGAGTCATCAGCAATAAATACGATACGCTCGCCTAAATCTTTTTGGATATCACCACCGGCAGCTACTTCAGCGCTCACTTCTGTATTTACTGGGCAAATTTCGTTAAGAATTTTTTCTACATCAAGAATTTCTACTAATTCATTTTCGATTTCGGTCACAGCGGTTAAATATGAATATCGCCCAGCTCCTGATGGAGGCGGCATTATTTTTTCCCAATTCATATTTACTATTCGCTCTACACCACCCACTAAAAACCCTTGAACAGAACGGTTATATTCAGCAATGATAATAAAACTGTCTTTAATGTTTTCTATTGGACGCCCGCCTACAGCCATCGATAAATCTATAACTGAAATAGTTTGGCCACGAATATGCGCTACACCACGAATGTACGCATTCGATTTAGGCATACTAGTAAGAGGCGGACATTGTAGTACCTCTCTTACTTTAAATACGTTAATACCAAAACGCTGACGCCCTCTGAGCTTAAATAAAAGTAATTCTAGGCGGTTCTGCCCAACCAACTGTGTGCGTTGGTTTACTGAGTCTAAAATGCCTGCCATTCAAATCTCCTAAAGAAAACAAATAATGCGGAACGATAATTGCTTTCTAATTATAAAGCTACATAACATCGCGGGAGCGTCTAAGTTTTGACGCAAAATATTTATACCCTGTTTGAAACCATAAGCATAGTCGAAACATTATGAGTTTGTTAAAAAAAGTCAGAAGATACAGTGTTTTTTATTTTGTTGCCAGCCTCTGCTTAGCAACACCTTTGCATGCAAAAGTGTTTAGCAAAGATTTATTACAAGAGATAGCCGTTAGTTACGTAGCTAATCAAATAAACACAAATGATAGTGATAAAACTCAATTAAGTGCCCTACCACTTGATAGCCGCATACCTGATCGCATCTGTAAATCCCCCCTTGAGCTAACGTCTGCTAGTGAGCCTCCTTTTAATAGGCAGGTCACTATTCAGGCTAAGTGCCAAGATGAGCAAGCGTGGGCGCAATACGTACATGTAAGAGTTGTCGAAATGGCCCCAGTAGTAGTTGCGAATGCAAACCTAGCTCGTGGTGAAGTAATTACTAAGTCACATTTAAGTATACAAATGAAGCCTTCGCACTTTGTGAGAGTCCAATACTTAGATAACCCTGATATGTTGATTGGTAGCAGAAGTAAACGGAACATTAGAAGTGGTATGCCAGTACTACTTAATCAAATTTGCATGGTATGTAAGGGAGATTCTGTTAATATTTACGCAAACCTCAGAGGCCTTAGAATTAAAACCACGGGCATAGCCCTTGAAGATGGTACTTTAGGCGAACAGGTTCAGATTAAAAACAAAAAATCAGG harbors:
- the flgA gene encoding flagellar basal body P-ring formation chaperone FlgA, which codes for MSLLKKVRRYSVFYFVASLCLATPLHAKVFSKDLLQEIAVSYVANQINTNDSDKTQLSALPLDSRIPDRICKSPLELTSASEPPFNRQVTIQAKCQDEQAWAQYVHVRVVEMAPVVVANANLARGEVITKSHLSIQMKPSHFVRVQYLDNPDMLIGSRSKRNIRSGMPVLLNQICMVCKGDSVNIYANLRGLRIKTTGIALEDGTLGEQVQIKNKKSGKILNARVDGVESVQVNI